Proteins from one Deinococcus apachensis DSM 19763 genomic window:
- a CDS encoding GerMN domain-containing protein has protein sequence MRRLFSLFNVVSAALLAAAAYAYQEVQRPPQVTAPPRLELEEKRDVKVKVYFSDAQVQTLKPETRIVQVIQENPGTLAQAALNVWASGPQASGSLRLVPEGTAAPKVWVRGAHYYVNLPAAYGKLRYGTTGDRMLLCTLARTLLETRGQDVTFLVDGKNVDTFGHLDVREPYTRQDCADQ, from the coding sequence GTGAGGCGGCTCTTTTCCCTCTTCAACGTGGTGAGCGCCGCGCTCCTCGCCGCCGCGGCCTACGCCTACCAAGAGGTGCAGCGTCCCCCCCAGGTGACCGCCCCGCCCCGGCTGGAGCTGGAGGAAAAGCGCGACGTGAAGGTCAAGGTGTACTTCAGCGACGCGCAGGTCCAGACCCTGAAGCCCGAGACCCGCATCGTGCAGGTCATCCAGGAGAACCCCGGCACGCTGGCCCAGGCTGCCCTCAATGTCTGGGCGTCGGGACCCCAGGCCTCCGGCTCGCTGCGCCTCGTCCCCGAGGGCACAGCGGCGCCCAAGGTCTGGGTGCGTGGCGCGCACTACTACGTGAACCTCCCGGCGGCGTACGGGAAGCTGCGTTACGGCACGACCGGCGACCGGATGCTGCTGTGTACCCTGGCCCGCACGCTGCTGGAAACGCGCGGTCAGGACGTCACCTTTCTGGTCGACGGCAAGAACGTGGACACCTTCGGGCACCTCGACGTGCGCGAGCCGTACACCCGGCAGGACTGCGCGGACCAGTAG
- a CDS encoding AAA family ATPase, with amino-acid sequence MLQSITLQGFKSFADRTRLEFGPGVCAVIGPNGSGKSNVVEAIRWATHQARARELRAGRGTELIFHGSGGKAPLGLAEVQVELLTGEGRVNVTRRVYRDGTGEQDLNGRPVRVRDVQGALRGTGLGPGGLAVIGQGEVSGVVQAEGRTLLGYVQEAAGLSRAVTARQETEARLREAALSLEQLRLVQGERAAHVERLERAAREARAYRDLTARILTLEDALRRERQAALAREIASARAEAEGLEARSTGLAAEVQAAAARVEAAREAVLEARSRADAFAGALDALRAARDAHAQAGRYRDHLNEEAERLRAELAALPQSPPAGAAPDLPALEVAVTTARTEAEAAERRARSLDAELTRAREGAARAAQAAARVDASRETLGAELERAEGNLEDAREALAAAHERLASAAHAREKAEAAYTTLAARRTDMQAHERHLQNELSRLNASVAPLRRERERLEGSLDSYARYGEGARNALRLDHPGIVGSVADLLTVPAKYETAVTAALGRRLEQIVVHTGEDARHIIDELKRVGGRATFLPLDLIRARPRRDGALLREAGVVGNLADLCPTDPPLVGEAILADTLVVEDLRAANRLARAHPNRPRLVTLEGELLEAGGAITGGRLRDAGFSILADQRRLQEINGELEDVDRQTARLAAELKRVQGVLTGDAGEHDTLLAARERAAREEREAERRVTELDAQVRSLSTHRDRLLARLSAETPAPAVQPEGPLADPAELEAALLAARTAAEDGRGRERAALEALALARELDAAWRAFRTARARAGDLRERLNANAEAMTAQEAHLATASAEVGRREAALGTLDEHELYRAEKERDAAAQAYTSLIGEQNKVRARLEDTRLLIARREGSPEPIPEGCSPPGTPREWTAELNRSRADLERLGPINARAEADHAAESAELERLSNELNDAEEAAAELRGHLLELETAEGLATRAAFDRVTAAFREYSAELLGGQGELEPEHDEAGRLTGLRLAVQPKGKRTRSMTLLSAGECTMAGLGFLFALNHAGGEGSAGGLPLAVLDEVDAPLDEANIRRFTAFLERFSARGAQFLLVTHQKATMEVANALWGVTTDHTGASRVLSIRQAEEAVAR; translated from the coding sequence ATGCTCCAGAGCATCACCCTCCAGGGCTTCAAGAGCTTCGCGGACCGCACCCGGCTGGAATTCGGGCCGGGCGTGTGCGCCGTCATCGGCCCCAACGGCAGCGGCAAGAGCAATGTGGTCGAGGCGATCCGCTGGGCCACCCACCAGGCCCGGGCGCGCGAGTTGCGGGCGGGGCGCGGCACCGAGCTGATCTTCCACGGGAGCGGCGGCAAAGCGCCCCTCGGGCTGGCGGAGGTGCAGGTCGAGCTGCTGACGGGGGAGGGCCGGGTGAACGTCACCCGCCGGGTGTACCGCGACGGGACCGGCGAGCAGGACCTGAACGGCCGCCCCGTCCGCGTCCGCGACGTGCAGGGGGCGCTGCGGGGCACCGGGCTGGGGCCGGGCGGCCTCGCGGTGATCGGGCAGGGCGAGGTGAGCGGCGTCGTGCAGGCCGAGGGCCGGACGCTGCTGGGCTATGTGCAGGAGGCGGCGGGGCTGTCGCGCGCCGTCACCGCCCGCCAGGAGACGGAGGCGCGGCTGCGCGAGGCGGCGTTGTCTCTGGAGCAACTCCGGCTGGTGCAGGGAGAGCGCGCGGCGCACGTCGAGCGGCTGGAGCGGGCGGCCCGTGAGGCCCGCGCCTACCGCGACCTGACCGCCCGAATCCTGACCCTGGAGGACGCCCTGAGGCGTGAGCGTCAGGCGGCGCTGGCCCGCGAGATCGCCTCCGCCCGCGCCGAGGCGGAGGGGCTGGAGGCCAGAAGTACGGGGCTCGCCGCCGAGGTGCAGGCCGCCGCCGCCCGGGTGGAGGCTGCCCGCGAGGCGGTCCTGGAGGCCCGCTCCCGCGCCGACGCTTTCGCCGGGGCGCTCGACGCCCTGCGCGCCGCCCGCGATGCCCACGCCCAGGCGGGCCGCTACCGTGATCACCTGAACGAGGAGGCCGAGCGGCTGCGCGCCGAACTCGCGGCCCTGCCCCAGAGCCCGCCCGCCGGGGCCGCCCCCGACCTCCCCGCGCTGGAGGTTGCTGTGACTACGGCGCGCACTGAGGCGGAGGCCGCTGAGCGCCGCGCACGCTCGCTGGACGCCGAGTTGACCCGCGCCCGAGAGGGGGCCGCGCGCGCTGCCCAGGCCGCCGCCCGTGTCGACGCCAGCCGGGAGACCCTGGGCGCCGAGCTGGAACGCGCCGAGGGCAACCTGGAGGACGCGCGGGAGGCGCTGGCCGCCGCCCATGAACGCTTGGCTTCCGCCGCCCACGCCCGCGAGAAGGCCGAGGCCGCCTACACCACCCTTGCCGCCCGCCGCACCGACATGCAGGCCCACGAGCGGCACCTCCAGAATGAACTCTCCCGCCTGAACGCGAGCGTGGCCCCCCTGCGCCGCGAGCGCGAGCGGCTGGAGGGGTCCCTCGACTCCTACGCCCGCTACGGCGAGGGCGCCCGCAACGCCCTGCGCCTCGACCACCCCGGCATCGTGGGCTCGGTCGCCGACCTTCTCACCGTTCCCGCCAAGTACGAGACGGCGGTCACCGCCGCCCTGGGCCGCCGCCTGGAGCAGATCGTCGTCCACACGGGTGAGGATGCCCGGCACATCATCGACGAACTCAAGCGGGTGGGGGGCCGCGCGACCTTCCTCCCCCTCGACCTGATCCGTGCCCGGCCCCGCCGCGATGGCGCCCTGCTGCGCGAGGCGGGTGTGGTCGGCAACCTCGCCGACCTGTGCCCGACCGACCCGCCGCTCGTCGGCGAGGCGATCCTGGCGGACACCCTGGTCGTGGAGGACCTGCGCGCCGCCAACCGCCTCGCCCGCGCGCACCCCAACCGGCCCCGCCTCGTCACGCTGGAGGGCGAGCTGCTGGAGGCCGGGGGCGCGATCACGGGCGGACGGCTGCGTGACGCGGGCTTCAGCATCCTCGCCGACCAGCGCCGCTTGCAGGAGATCAACGGGGAGCTGGAGGACGTGGACCGGCAGACTGCCCGCCTCGCCGCTGAGTTGAAACGGGTGCAGGGCGTCCTGACAGGGGATGCGGGCGAGCACGACACGCTCCTCGCCGCCCGGGAACGGGCCGCCCGCGAGGAGCGCGAGGCCGAGCGGCGCGTGACCGAGCTGGACGCGCAGGTTCGCAGCTTGAGTACCCACCGCGACCGCCTCCTCGCCCGGTTGTCCGCCGAAACGCCCGCCCCTGCGGTCCAGCCGGAAGGGCCGCTGGCCGACCCCGCCGAACTCGAAGCCGCCCTGCTCGCCGCCCGCACCGCCGCTGAGGACGGGCGCGGACGGGAGCGGGCGGCGCTCGAGGCCCTGGCGCTTGCCCGCGAACTCGACGCGGCGTGGCGGGCCTTCCGCACTGCGCGGGCACGGGCGGGAGACCTGCGCGAGCGCCTGAACGCCAATGCCGAGGCGATGACCGCCCAGGAGGCCCACCTCGCCACCGCCTCCGCCGAGGTGGGGCGCCGTGAGGCCGCGCTGGGCACCCTCGACGAACACGAGCTGTACCGCGCGGAAAAGGAACGGGACGCCGCCGCCCAGGCGTACACCTCCCTCATCGGTGAGCAGAACAAGGTCCGCGCCCGGCTGGAGGACACCCGGCTCCTGATCGCCCGCCGCGAGGGCAGTCCGGAGCCCATCCCCGAGGGATGCAGTCCGCCCGGCACCCCACGTGAATGGACGGCAGAGCTTAACCGCAGCCGCGCTGACCTCGAACGCCTGGGTCCTATCAACGCCCGCGCCGAGGCCGACCACGCCGCCGAGAGTGCCGAGCTGGAGCGCCTCAGCAACGAGCTGAACGACGCCGAGGAGGCCGCCGCCGAGTTGCGCGGTCACCTCTTGGAGCTGGAGACTGCTGAAGGCCTCGCCACCCGCGCCGCCTTCGACCGGGTGACCGCCGCCTTCCGGGAGTACAGTGCGGAGCTGCTCGGCGGTCAGGGCGAACTGGAACCCGAACACGACGAGGCGGGCCGCCTCACCGGGCTGCGCCTCGCCGTGCAGCCGAAGGGCAAGCGCACCCGCTCGATGACGCTGCTCAGTGCGGGCGAGTGCACGATGGCGGGCCTGGGCTTCCTTTTCGCCCTGAACCACGCCGGTGGGGAAGGGAGTGCCGGGGGTCTCCCCCTCGCCGTCCTCGACGAGGTGGACGCGCCCCTGGACGAGGCGAACATCCGGCGCTTCACGGCCTTCCTCGAACGCTTCTCGGCACGGGGAGCGCAATTCCTGCTCGTCACCCACCAGAAGGCGACGATGGAGGTGGCGAACGCGCTGTGGGGCGTCACGACCGACCACACCGGGGCCAGCCGCGTGCTGAGCATCCGCCAGGCGGAGGAGGCCGTGGCGCGGTGA
- a CDS encoding MFS transporter, with amino-acid sequence MRTSPARLEERRFGRDAMTWAAYLLLGYFGFLINVLGPLVPFLREKLHLTYAQASLHTSAFAVGLLVASVTADRLAARFGDRRLLWGGAAGMAVGAGLLAVAPTFALSVLGTLIMGTLGSLTLVQVSAVLARRHGEGRGRAFAEANAISSLCGVLAPLAVGGAVAAGLGWPAVLWFAAAALVALALRFGRVTFPGRSGGGERSRISLPARYWRYWALLLLVVAVEFGVGFWGADFLRVVGGFTRAAAATSAGAFLLAMLIGRVAGGALVSVWPAPRVVALSLLTALLGFLLYWLPDFTVTRVLGLFVTGLGIANLYPALLTLAVGTAPGQEDVASARAALASGLAILLAPFALGAVADASSLFLAQIVIPALLVLAGAGLWWVERRERVGAPPNP; translated from the coding sequence GTGAGGACCAGCCCGGCCAGACTGGAGGAGCGGCGCTTCGGGCGGGACGCCATGACCTGGGCGGCCTACCTGCTCCTGGGCTACTTTGGCTTCCTGATCAACGTGCTGGGGCCGTTGGTGCCCTTCCTGCGCGAGAAGCTGCACCTCACCTATGCCCAGGCGAGCCTGCACACGAGTGCCTTCGCCGTCGGCCTGCTCGTCGCCAGCGTCACGGCCGACCGGCTGGCCGCCCGTTTCGGGGACCGGAGGCTGCTGTGGGGCGGCGCGGCGGGAATGGCGGTCGGCGCCGGGCTGCTCGCGGTCGCCCCCACCTTCGCCCTCAGCGTGCTGGGCACCCTGATCATGGGCACGCTGGGTTCCCTGACGCTCGTGCAGGTGTCCGCGGTGCTGGCCCGGCGCCACGGGGAGGGGCGCGGCCGCGCCTTCGCCGAGGCCAACGCCATCTCCAGCCTGTGCGGCGTGCTGGCCCCGCTGGCGGTCGGGGGCGCAGTGGCGGCCGGGCTGGGCTGGCCCGCCGTGCTGTGGTTCGCGGCGGCGGCGCTGGTGGCGCTTGCCCTGCGCTTTGGCCGGGTGACATTTCCGGGGCGAAGCGGTGGGGGAGAGAGGTCGCGCATCTCCCTTCCCGCCCGCTACTGGCGCTACTGGGCTCTCCTCCTCCTCGTCGTGGCGGTGGAATTTGGGGTGGGTTTCTGGGGAGCGGATTTCCTGCGCGTCGTGGGAGGCTTCACGCGGGCGGCGGCGGCGACCAGCGCGGGCGCCTTCCTGCTGGCGATGCTCATCGGGCGGGTGGCGGGCGGGGCGCTCGTGTCGGTGTGGCCCGCGCCCCGTGTGGTTGCCCTTTCCCTGTTGACCGCTCTGCTGGGCTTCCTGCTGTACTGGCTGCCGGATTTCACGGTCACCCGCGTGCTGGGCCTCTTCGTCACCGGCCTGGGGATTGCGAACCTCTACCCGGCCCTGCTCACCCTCGCGGTGGGTACCGCCCCGGGGCAGGAGGATGTGGCGAGTGCCCGCGCCGCCCTGGCCTCGGGCCTCGCCATCCTGCTCGCCCCCTTCGCGCTGGGCGCCGTGGCTGACGCCTCCTCGCTGTTCCTGGCGCAGATTGTCATTCCCGCACTGCTGGTTCTGGCGGGGGCGGGATTGTGGTGGGTGGAGCGGCGGGAGAGGGTGGGGGCGCCGCCCAATCCCTGA
- a CDS encoding AAA family ATPase: MRPLKLEVQGFTAFRQFVALDFGDLELFALVGPTGSGKSSLLDAMTFALYGNTPRLGGTGLDALISQGERGLSVSLTFEVGDETYRVARSKGRRQAENEVRLERREGERWVNLSDGGTKAVNDRIRRAVGLDFRTFARSVLLPQGEFSRLLHGTGKERQALLGELMGLEHVKAMHAFAGDRAREYKHTLGSLHALLDGEYAQVSPEAIKALRAEREAVDGEAERLTDTRERLQGQVNRLQGLERVWSAREDTRRRLTTLESRAEGVREGARRAERARRVAGVLPLLDSAERARIAATREAEEARRAGEAEAQARRAVQAAEVTLAAVQEAETRIPDLEARAETLREAEADAARLKRAGGTPQTTHASPLPWDEDAHFAAREAAQKLDTLRRERVQLETEKTGLAAQRGRLAADEQLQADQTLEWGRVEREGKEAKAQLDAAKGELTAAREQAGLAAYRPHLHLGQPCPLCEQPVRALPAAPAVNLEELEARVTALDRTLTERRTRYLELKAELAARKKAIEAKRAEVADWEEALKGREADLRKLEGNITGDPHDLALRLLAGLARQVRTAGPDPARERARLLAEVKAVRSRLSEAQAALARAQSAHAAASATLNSARTAAGGRAQEAREAQEALDGALATLGLDAAQARAAALPEADIAALEQAARTHAAQVEQLRAQLAELERQLGVEPFDPAQLRQAERDLIATDAALSGARERAGRLAEQERSARERLTRKAEIETQAKDLAARLDTWQTLANTLRANEFQQYLLAEVEAQLLTGAGTLLHEISDGRYRLALEDGEYVVQDLWNAGETRAVKTLSGGETFLASLSLAIALSDYLAGNKILGALFLDEGFGTLDPQALEAVANALENLRTQGRMVGVVTHVESLSERLPSRLIVTKSVAGSSVQRLDG, from the coding sequence GTGAGGCCTCTCAAGCTCGAGGTCCAGGGCTTCACCGCCTTCCGGCAGTTCGTGGCACTCGATTTCGGCGACCTGGAGCTGTTCGCGCTGGTGGGGCCGACGGGCAGCGGCAAGTCGAGCCTGCTGGACGCGATGACCTTCGCGCTGTACGGGAACACGCCGCGGCTGGGCGGCACCGGGCTAGACGCGCTGATTTCGCAGGGCGAGCGGGGTCTGTCCGTCAGCCTGACCTTCGAGGTCGGGGACGAGACGTACCGGGTCGCGCGCTCCAAAGGGCGGCGGCAGGCCGAGAACGAGGTGCGGCTGGAGCGGCGCGAGGGCGAGCGCTGGGTGAACCTCAGCGACGGGGGCACGAAGGCGGTGAACGACCGCATCCGCCGCGCGGTGGGGCTGGATTTCAGGACCTTCGCCCGGAGCGTGCTGCTGCCGCAGGGAGAGTTCTCGCGGCTGCTGCACGGGACCGGCAAGGAGCGGCAGGCGCTGCTGGGCGAGCTGATGGGGCTGGAACACGTCAAGGCCATGCATGCCTTCGCGGGGGACCGGGCGCGGGAGTACAAGCACACGCTGGGGAGCCTCCACGCGCTGCTGGACGGCGAGTACGCCCAGGTCTCCCCCGAGGCCATCAAAGCCCTGCGCGCCGAGCGGGAGGCCGTGGACGGGGAGGCCGAGCGGCTGACGGACACGCGGGAGAGGTTGCAGGGGCAGGTCAACCGCCTGCAAGGTCTGGAGCGGGTGTGGAGCGCCCGGGAGGACACCCGGCGGCGCCTGACCACGTTAGAAAGCCGGGCCGAGGGCGTCCGGGAGGGGGCGCGGCGGGCTGAGCGGGCGCGGCGGGTGGCGGGTGTCCTGCCCCTGCTCGACTCGGCCGAGCGGGCACGTATCGCGGCGACCCGGGAGGCGGAGGAGGCCCGGCGCGCCGGGGAGGCAGAGGCCCAGGCCCGGCGCGCTGTTCAGGCGGCGGAAGTCACCCTGGCCGCCGTGCAGGAGGCCGAGACTCGCATCCCCGACCTTGAAGCCCGGGCAGAGACGCTGCGCGAGGCCGAGGCGGACGCGGCCCGCCTGAAACGCGCGGGGGGCACGCCCCAGACCACTCACGCCTCTCCCCTGCCCTGGGACGAGGACGCCCACTTCGCCGCGCGGGAGGCCGCCCAGAAGCTCGACACCCTGCGCCGCGAGCGGGTCCAACTGGAGACGGAGAAGACGGGCCTGGCCGCGCAAAGGGGCCGCCTCGCCGCCGACGAGCAACTTCAGGCCGACCAGACGCTGGAATGGGGCCGGGTGGAGCGCGAGGGTAAGGAGGCCAAGGCCCAACTAGATGCGGCCAAGGGCGAACTGACGGCGGCGAGGGAACAGGCCGGTCTGGCCGCCTATCGCCCCCACCTGCACCTCGGCCAGCCCTGCCCCCTGTGCGAGCAGCCGGTGAGGGCGCTGCCCGCCGCTCCCGCCGTCAACCTGGAGGAGCTGGAGGCGCGCGTCACGGCCCTCGACCGCACGTTGACCGAGCGCCGCACACGCTATCTGGAACTCAAGGCCGAACTCGCCGCGCGCAAGAAGGCCATCGAGGCCAAACGCGCCGAGGTCGCCGACTGGGAGGAGGCGCTGAAGGGGCGGGAGGCCGACCTGCGAAAGCTGGAGGGCAACATCACGGGTGACCCCCATGACCTCGCCCTGCGGCTGCTGGCGGGCCTGGCGAGGCAGGTGCGGACGGCTGGACCAGACCCGGCGCGGGAACGGGCAAGGTTGCTCGCGGAGGTCAAGGCCGTCCGGTCAAGGCTGAGCGAGGCACAAGCCGCCCTCGCCCGAGCACAAAGTGCCCATGCGGCGGCGAGCGCGACCCTGAACTCCGCGCGTACCGCAGCCGGGGGCCGGGCGCAGGAGGCGAGGGAGGCCCAGGAGGCGCTGGACGGCGCGCTCGCCACCCTTGGCCTCGACGCTGCCCAGGCCCGCGCCGCCGCGCTGCCGGAGGCCGACATCGCCGCGCTGGAGCAGGCGGCACGGACCCACGCCGCGCAGGTCGAGCAGCTCCGGGCACAGCTCGCGGAACTGGAGCGCCAGCTCGGGGTGGAGCCCTTCGATCCCGCGCAGCTCCGGCAGGCCGAGCGCGACCTGATCGCCACGGACGCGGCGCTGAGTGGGGCGCGCGAGCGGGCCGGGCGCCTCGCCGAGCAGGAGCGCAGCGCCCGCGAACGGCTGACCCGCAAGGCCGAGATCGAGACCCAGGCGAAGGACCTCGCCGCGCGGCTCGACACCTGGCAGACACTGGCGAACACCCTGCGGGCGAACGAGTTCCAGCAGTACCTTCTGGCGGAGGTCGAGGCGCAACTCCTCACGGGCGCGGGCACGCTGCTGCACGAGATCAGCGACGGGCGCTACCGCCTGGCGCTGGAGGACGGGGAGTACGTCGTGCAGGACCTCTGGAACGCGGGCGAGACGCGGGCAGTCAAGACCTTATCCGGCGGCGAGACCTTCCTCGCCAGCCTCTCGCTCGCCATCGCGCTGAGTGACTACCTGGCGGGGAACAAGATTCTGGGGGCCCTCTTCCTGGACGAGGGCTTCGGCACCCTGGACCCACAGGCGCTGGAGGCGGTGGCGAACGCGCTGGAGAACCTGCGGACGCAGGGCCGCATGGTCGGCGTGGTGACACACGTCGAGAGCCTGTCCGAGCGGCTGCCCAGCCGTCTGATCGTCACCAAGAGCGTGGCGGGCAGCAGCGTGCAGCGGCTGGACGGGTGA
- a CDS encoding metallophosphoesterase family protein, translating into MRVLHTADFHAGRNLRGFDRTPEVHEALVEIAGLARSERADAVLISGDLFDTVNPSAEAEGAVFDFFLRLRDAGIPAVAIAGNHDSAARLHGLAGLLGWVGVQLVAQPTANPLDLIRTVETRGGERLTVGALPFLSERRLVKAADVMGGDVGAWRQKYREGMGFFLRRVAEGFRGDSVNMLMAHATMDGAVPSGSERTMQFDLMNAYTLSPLQLPAGAQYVALGHVHKPQKSSEMPLAHYPGSVIQLDFGEGGEKKQVNLVEVEVGRPARVTPIPLSSGRELRTVRVGLEQVESRLGSLTSFTGLVKVVVQAPSGTALPGLKDRVLRLVPNTLAVELDAVQDDLALPSLKREGLSLTELYERFHQERRGELPADLRAAFREADEAARGQAEEEVVA; encoded by the coding sequence ATGCGCGTACTTCACACGGCGGATTTCCACGCCGGGCGGAATCTGAGGGGCTTTGATAGGACGCCGGAGGTTCACGAGGCGCTCGTCGAAATCGCGGGGCTGGCGAGGAGTGAGCGGGCCGACGCCGTCCTCATTTCCGGTGACCTGTTCGACACCGTGAACCCCTCGGCAGAGGCGGAAGGAGCCGTCTTCGACTTCTTCCTGCGGCTGCGCGACGCGGGAATTCCGGCGGTGGCGATCGCGGGGAACCATGATTCTGCGGCACGGCTGCACGGGCTGGCGGGCCTGCTGGGGTGGGTGGGCGTGCAACTCGTCGCGCAGCCCACGGCCAATCCGCTCGACCTGATCCGCACGGTCGAGACGCGGGGCGGCGAGCGGCTGACGGTCGGTGCCCTCCCCTTCCTGTCCGAGCGGCGGCTGGTGAAGGCGGCGGACGTTATGGGCGGCGACGTGGGCGCTTGGCGCCAGAAGTACCGCGAGGGAATGGGCTTTTTCCTGCGACGGGTGGCCGAGGGCTTCCGGGGGGACAGCGTGAACATGCTGATGGCCCACGCGACGATGGACGGTGCCGTGCCCAGCGGCTCCGAGCGCACCATGCAGTTCGACCTGATGAACGCCTACACCCTCTCGCCCTTGCAACTTCCGGCGGGGGCGCAGTACGTGGCGCTGGGGCACGTCCACAAGCCGCAGAAGTCGAGCGAGATGCCGCTCGCCCACTACCCCGGCTCGGTCATCCAGCTCGACTTCGGCGAGGGCGGCGAGAAGAAGCAGGTCAATCTGGTCGAGGTGGAGGTCGGGCGCCCGGCCCGCGTCACCCCCATTCCGCTGAGCAGCGGGCGAGAGTTGCGGACAGTGCGGGTGGGGCTGGAGCAGGTGGAGTCGCGTCTCGGCTCCCTCACGAGTTTTACCGGACTGGTGAAGGTGGTCGTGCAGGCGCCCTCGGGCACCGCCCTGCCGGGGTTGAAGGACCGGGTGCTGCGCCTGGTGCCGAACACGCTGGCCGTCGAACTCGACGCGGTGCAGGACGACCTCGCGCTGCCCAGCCTCAAGCGCGAGGGCCTGAGCCTGACCGAGCTGTACGAGCGCTTCCACCAGGAGCGCCGGGGCGAGTTGCCCGCCGACCTGCGCGCCGCCTTCCGGGAGGCCGACGAGGCGGCGCGGGGGCAGGCGGAAGAAGAGGTGGTGGCGTGA